In Streptosporangiales bacterium, the genomic stretch GTCAGTCGAGTCAGCGTCCGCGGGTCCTGTCCGGCATCCAGCCGACGGCCGACTCGTTCCACTTCGGCAACTACCTCGGTGCGGTACGCCAGTGGGTGCGGCTGCAGGACACGCACGACGCGTTCTACTGCGTCGTCGACCTCCACGCGATCACCATCGAGCACCGGCCGGACGAGCTGCGGCGTCGCACGCGCGTCGCGGCCGCGCAGCTGCTCGCGGCGGGCCTCGACCCGAAGCGGTGCACGCTGTTCGTGCAGAGCCACGTGCCCGAGCACGCCGAGCTCGGCTGGGTGCTGGGCTGCCTCACCGGGTTCGGCGAGGCGAGCCGCATGACGCAGTTCAAGGACAAGTCGGCGAAGCAGCAGCAGGTGTCCGTCGGGCTGTTCACCTACCCGATCCTGCAGGCGGCCGACATCATGCTCTACCAGGCCGACCAGGTGCCGGTGGGCGAGGACCAGCGCCAGCACCTCGAGCTGACCCGCGACCTCGCGCAACGCTTCAACGGTCGGTTCGGCGAGACGTTCGTGCAGCCCGAGCCGTACATCCTGAAGGAGACCGGGCGGATCGCCGACCTGCAGGACCCGACGGCCAAGATGAGCAAGTCGGCCAGCGCGCCGCAGGGCATCCTCGACCTGCTGGAGGAGCCGCGGGCCTTGCGCCGCAAGGTGATGCGCGCCGTGACCGACACCGACCCGGACGCCCGTATCGTCTACGACGAGGAGGCCAAACCGGGGGTCAGCAACCTGCTGCGCATCTTCTCCGCGCTGTCCGGCGACTCCGTCGACGACCTGAGCGCTCGCTACGACGGTGGCGGATACGGCGGGTTCAAGAAGGACCTCGCGGCCCTCGTCGAGGAGTTCGTCACGCCCTTCCAGGAGAAGGTCGGCGCGCTGCTCGAGGACGAGGCCGCGCTCGACGCGATCCTCGCCGACGGCGCGGCCCGGGCGTCCGGCGTCGCCCGCCGCACTATGCAGATCGTCCGCGAACGCGTCGGCTTCGTCCCGCTCGGCTCGTGATGCCGACCGTCGCGGCCTCGATCTCGGTGCCCGAGCCCTACGCCTCGGAGCTGCGGGACGCGCGCGACAGGTTCGGCGACGCCGCGGCGCGCACGACGCCGACCCACGTCACGCTGCTCGGCCCGACCGACGTCGGCGAGGCGGCGGCGAGCGACTTCGAGTCCCACCTCGCGGTGGTCGCCGCCGCGCACGCGCCGTTCGACATCCACCTGCGTGGCACCGGGTCGTTCCGGCCGGTGTCCGCGGTGGTGTTCGTCGCGCTCGCGGAGGGCATCAGCAGCTGCGAGCAGCTCGCCGCCTCCGTGCGCGGCGGGCCGATCAGGCGGGAGCACGACTACCCGTACCACCCCCACGTCACGATCGCGCAGGACGTGCCCGACGAAGCCCTCGACCGCGCGTTCGCCGAGCTCGCGGGTTACGAGGCGCACTTTCCGGTTAGCTGGTTCACTCTGTACGAGCATGTGGCGGACGGGTGGCGCGTCCGCCGCGAGTACGCGCTGAAGGGTGTCGCAGCCGCTGGGGGGTGACCGGCCATGGTGGCCGTCGTCGACAAGGGGAAGCGCCGCGTCGAGTCGTGGTTCGGCGCGACCCGTAAGAGGTTCGGGTGGTTCGACCACCTGGTGCGGGGATACACGCGGTTCAACGAGCAGAACGGCAACAGCCTCGCCGGGTCGGTGACGTACTTCGGCTTCCTGTCGTTCTTCCCGCTGCTCGCGGTCGGGTTCGCGATCCTCGTGTACGTGGTCGTGGTCTATCCGGACGCACGTGCCGAGGTCGGCGACGCGTTGACGGCGACGTTCCCCGGGCTCATCGGCTCCGGTCCGGGGAAGATCGACCTGCCGAACACGGCCGGCGCGGGTGTCGGCGCCGGGATCGTGGGTCTCGCCGGCCTCGTCTACTCGGGCACCGGCTGGGTCGACGCGCTCCGCGACGCGCTCCGTGCGATGTGGCTCCAGCCCGTGCACAAGGCGCCGAACGTCGTCCTGAAGAAGCTGTGGGACCTCGTCGTGCTCGTCGTCTTCGGCGTCGCTCTGGTGGCGTCGGTGTCGTTCTCGAGCCTCGCCACGTCGATGACGCGCGTCGTGCTCGGCGCCGTCGGCCTCGACCGCGTGCCCGGCATGGGTGTGGGGCTCCGCATCCTCGCGGTCGTGGTCGCCGTCGCGTTCGACGCCGTCGTGTTCGCGATCCTGTTCGGCGTGCTGCCCGGCGTGCGCACCCCGCTGAAGGTGCTCGCCCGCGGCTCGCTGCTCGCCGCGACCGGCTTCGAGATCCTCAAGCTCGCCGGCACGTTCCTCGTCGGCCGGACGACGAGCAACCCGGTCTACGGGGCGTTCGCGATCATGGTCGGGCTGCTCGTCTGGATCAACTTCGTCTCGCGCATCACCCTCCTCGCGGCCGCCTGGACCGCGACCGCCGTGCCGGACGCCGCCGAGGACGACGATGCCGCGACCCTGCCCGACGAGGTGCTCACCCGCCTCGACGGCCTGCCCGTCGACCGGGTCCGCAGGCCCCTCGACTGCGAGGCGTTGCTGTACCGCGAACAGGTGTGGGTCGGCTCGCTCGCGGCGGACGCCGGCTGGACGCCGGACGAGACCGGCCGGGTGCGCGGCCTGTACGTCCAGCGGATCGTCGAACGGCTGCGGGACGCCGGCTTCGAGCCCGCCGCCCTCGTCTCGTCGACGAAGCCCGGCTCGCTGCGCGACCTGGTCCACCAGGTCCGCGTGGCCCGCCGCGCCCGCCGCTTCCGCTGACTCCTACCGGGCGGGCACCGTGACGAACCGTCAGTGGGGGTTGCTGGGCCAGATCGGGTAGGTCATCGTCACGCTCGGGTCGCCCGGCGGCGGGGGGAGCGGCCGGCGGTCGGGGACGGGCCCGCCGTTGGGCTCCGCGTGCCGGCGGCCGCCGCCGTTGCCGTTCCGGGCTCCGTTGTCGAATGCCGGCACGGCACCGCCGACCGGGTACTCGTTGCCGAGGTCGTAGGCGTGGCCGTTCTCGTTCGCGGGCCAGCCGCCGTTGCCGTTGCCCTGCGCCGGCCAGACTCGGTTGCCGTTGCCGTTGCCGTTCGCGGGCCGGACGCCGTTTCCGTTGCCGTTCTGGTGGCCGATGCCGAGGCGGCTGGGCACGGGCCAGCCATCCGGGTCCTCGGCCACCGGTGCCGGCCCGGCGGTCGGGTTCGGGAACGAGACGGTCGCCTCGGGAGCGTAGGGCGTGTACGGGCCGGGGGCGGGCGGAGCGTGCCGGGCGCGGCGGCCGGCGGCCCGGCGACCACGGGGGCGTTCCTCGGCCACCGGCGCGGCCACCGGCGCGGGAGGTGGCGCGGGTGCGCGACCACGCGCGTGTCCCGGGCGGGTGCCGCGTCCTCGCGGCCCACGTTCTCGCGGCTCGCGTGCCCGAGAGCCGCGTCCGTGGGCCGGGGCGGCGCACCGGCGTCCGCGCGGCGTGACCGTTCGTCGGCGCCATACGACGACCGCTGCCACGATCGCGGCGGCGAGGAGCAGCACGAGGAGAAGGACGAGCGGCCACGGCGCGCCGCCCTCGTCCTCCGCCGCGGTCACCGACCGCTCGATGTGCTCGGCTGGCTTCGTCGCCTCCGCCGAGGCCCTGGTGGTGGCGGTCTTCGGTGGGATGGGCGCGACGAGGTCGCCGACGGGGACGGCCTCCGCCTCGGCGGCGAACCCCCAGTCGAGCAGCTTCTCCGTCTCGCCCCACAGGTCACCCGGGCTGCGCATGACCGTGACACCGATGGTCTGACCGCCGCGCTTGGCGGCGCCGACGTAGGAGGCCTTCGCCCTGGAGGTGTAGCCGTTCTTGCCGCCCAGCGTTCCCGGGTAGCTGCCGAGCAGGCGGTTGTGGGAGGCGATCTGGTACGACTTGCCGGCCTTCAGCGCGGGGAACTCCGCGCGCTCGGTCGCGAGGTAGGTGCGGAAGTCCTTGCGCTTCATGGCCTCGCGGAAGAGGAGCGTGAGGTCGTACGCCGAGGTCGTCTGACCCTTGGCGTCGAGGCCGCTCGGCTTGCGTGCGGCGGTGTCGTTCGCCTGCAGCCGCTTCGCCTCGGAGTTCATCCGGGCGATCGTCGCCTTGCGCCCGCCGCTGCCGCCGGCACTGCGGGCGAGGGTCTCCGCGGCGTCGTTGGCCGACATCATCAGCATCGCCTGGAACAGCATGCGGGCCTCGTACGTGCGACGCCGGTCGATGCCCACCTTCGTGCCGTCGACGGACATGTCGGCGAGCGTCGGCCGCAGTTCCTGGCTCGGATCGAGGTGGGGGAGCGTGGCGAGCGCGGTGAGCACCTTGATGGTGCTCGCGGGCGCGAACGCGCCGTGGGCGTCCTTGGCGGCGAGCACCTTGCCGGAGTCGAGGTCGCTGACGACGTAGGCCGCGGCCCTGACCTTCGGCAGCGGCGGCAGGTCGTCACCCTCGGGATGGACGACCCCTCGCGAGCCGAGGAGCGCGCCGCCCACCGGCTCGGACTCCACGGCGTGCGCGGGGACGGCGAACAGGGGCATCGCCAACAGAACGGACAAAACAGCCGCGAGTGCCGAGACCACTGACGGGCGCTTCGGCGTTCTCGCCCGAAACCCTCGCACAGTCGTGTTCATGGGAGGCCCACCATAGCCCCGTCCGGTCCGGCCGTGGTGGACCGTTCCGTCTCGCGCCGGAACGTCCGCTCCCGGCCTGCGATACTGCGAGGAACAGGGACGTCCGAAGGGGTGATCACACGTGGGTCGCGAGTCGGAGTCGGGCTTCTCGATCCCGCCGGTGTACGGCCCCGAGTCGCTCGACGGCTTCGACCCGGACGAGCGTCTCGGCCGGCCGGGCGAGTACCCGTACACCAGGGGCGTCTACCCGTCGATGTACACGAGCAGGCCGTGGACGATGCGGCAGTACGCCGGATTCGGCACGGCCGACGAGTCCAACCGCCGCTACCACCAGCTGATCGAGGCGGGCACGACCGGGCTCTCCGTGGCGTTCGACCTGCCGACGCAGATGGGGTACGACTCCGACGCGCCGCTCGCCTCTGGCGAGGTCGGCAAGGTCGGCGTGGCGATCGACTCGATCGACGACATGCGGCGGCTGTTCGACGGCATCCCGCTGGGCGAGGTCTCGACGTCGATGACCATCAACGCACCCGCCGCCATGCTCCTGCTGCTGTACCAGCTCGTCGCCGAGGAGCAGGGCGTCGACCCGAGGCAGCTCACCGGCACCGCGCAGAACGACGTGCTCAAGGAGTACATCGCGCGCGGCACGTACATCTACCCGCCGAAGCCGTCGCTGCGGCTCGTCTCCGACGTGTTCCGCTACTGCCACCGGGAGCTGCCGCGCTGGAACACCATCTCCATCTCCGGCTACCACATGGCCGAGGCGGGCGCCACGCCGGTGCAGGAGGTCGCGTTCACGCTGAGCAACGCGATCGAGTACGTCGAGGCCGCCCTGCGCTCCGGGCTCGCCGTCGACGAGTTCGCGCCGCGGCTGTCGTTCTTCTTCGTCGCCCGCACCACGCTGCTCGAGGAGGTCGCGAAGTTCCGCGCCGCGCGCCGGATCTGGGCACGCCTCATGCGCGACCGGTTCCACGCCGAGAACCCCAGGTCGCAGATGCTGCGCTTCCACACCCAGACGGCGGGCGTCCAGCTGACCGCGCAGCAGCCGGAGGTCAACCTGATCCGGGTGGCGCTGCAGGCACTCGGCGCCACGCTGGGCGGCACCCAGTCGCTGCACACGAACTCCTTCGACGAGGCGATCGCCCTGCCGACGGAGAAGGCGGCGCGGCTCGCGGTGCGCACCCAGCAGGTGCTGGCCAACGAGAGCGACGTGACCGCCACCGTCGACCCGCTCGCCGGCTCGTACGCGATCGAGTCGATGACCGACGCGATCGAGCACGACGTCGACGCGCTGATGGAGCGGGTCGCCGAGCTCGGCGGCGCGGCCGCCGCGATCGAGCACGGGTTCCAGAAGGACGAGATCGAGCGGTCGGCGTACGACATCGCGAAGGAGCAGGAGTCGGGCGAACGCGTCGTCGTGGGCGTGAACAGGTACCGGCTCGACGTCGAGGAGCCGTACGAGCCGATGCGGGTCGACCCGGCGATCGAGCGTCAGCAGACGGAGCGGCTGGCCAGGCTGCGCACGGAGCGCGACGGCGCGCAGGTGCGGGAACGCCTCGACGACGTGCGCAAGGCCGCCGTCGGCGACGCGTGCGTGCTCTACCCGCTGCGTGAGGCGCTGCGCGCCCGCGCCAGCGTCGGCGAGGTCTGCGACGCCCTCCGCGACGTCTGGGGCGTCTACCAACCGCCGTTCTGAGCCCGGGGTCGTCGCTCGGGAGACCGGCCGTCATGTCACAATGTGTGACATGAACCACGCCCCGGTTCACTCGACGACGTCCGTCCCCGAGCATGTTCTCGTCGACCTGCACGCGTTCGTCGAGGAACACGAACACGAGCTGATCACGCTCCGTCGTGACCTGCACCAGCATCCCGAGCTGGGTGACGCGGAGCGTCGCACCACCGCGCTCCTGGTCGATCGGCTGCGCGAGGCCGGCCTGCACCCGGTCGTCCTGCCCACCGGCACCGGCCTGGTCTGCGACATCGGCGGCGCGGACGGCACCGGCGCGCGGGTCGCGCTGCGCGCCGACCTCGACGCGTTGCCGCTGCAGGACGAGAAGGACGTGCCGTACCGGTCGACCGTCGACGGCGTCTGCCACGCGTGCGGTCACGACGTGCACACCACGGCGCTGCTCGGCGCGGCGCTCTTCCTGGCCCGCGAGGCCGAGCGCGGGCGGCTGCCCGGCGGCGTGCGCCTGCTCTTCCAGCCCGCCGAGGAGATCATCCCCGGCGGCGCCGACCTGATCGCCCCGACGGCGGCGCTCGACGGTGTCGGACGCATCTTCGCCGTGCACTGCGATCCGTCGTTGCCGGTCGGCAAGGTCGGGCTGCGTGTCGGCGCGATCACCTCGTCCACCGACCGGCTGAAGGTCAGGCTCAGCGGGCCTGGCGGACACACGTCGCGCCCGCACATGACGGCCGACCTCGTCTACGCGCTCGGCTCGCTCGTCACGCAGCTGCCGGCCGCGCTGTCACGCCGGGTCGACCCGCGGGCGGGCATGGCGCTCGTGTGGGGACGGGTCGAGGCCGGTCGCGCGGCCAACGCCATCCCCGACCACGGCGTCGTCGAGGGCACGCTGCGCTGCCTCGACGACGAGGTGTGGCACTCCGCGCCCGACCTGGTGAAGTCGCTGGTCGAGTCGATCACGAGCCCGTTCGGCGTCGGGGTCGACCTCGAGTACCACCGCGGTGTGCCGCCGGTCGTCAACGAGGCGACGAGTGTCCGGATGCTCGAGTCGGCCGCGACCGACGCGCTCGGACCCGAGTCCGTCGTCCCGACGCGGCAGAGCCTGGGCGGGGAGGACTTCTCCTGGTACCTCGACCGGGTCCCCGGCGCGATGGCCAGGCTCGGCACCCGCGCGCCCGACGCCGACCTCGACCTCGACCTGCACCGCGGCACGTTCGACGTCGACGAGCGGAGCATCGGCGTCGGCGTGCGCCTGCTCGCGGCCACCGCCTACCGCGCCGCCCGTCCGTGACCGCGGCGTCACCCACGGGGCCGTCACGCGTCCCGCTCGGCGGGCAGTAGGTCACCGGTCACCCGGTCGGGGCCTAGGTAACGGAGCGGTGTCGAAGCTCCTGACCCGGTTGGGTGGGCGCTGGATTGCGGCTATCGTCCCCCCGTCCGCTCTTCCCTCTATTCTCCGGATCGCCGGAGGGTGAGCGGGCACATGCAGGTGTTGACCCGCGTCATCTCGCGCGGGCCGAGGGGAGGAGCCCGTCGTGCGGTATGGCGTAAAACTGGCCTCGATAGGCCTCATCGGAGCATTTCTGTTGGTCGGCTGCGGTGAGCCGCCGGCCGAGCAGGGCAGCGACGAATCCACCGGCACGGCCGGGAAGAAGCTGAAGGCCTGCATGGTGCTGGACGTCGGCGGCGTCGACGACCGGTCGTTCAACCAGTCGTCCTGGGCCGGCCTGCAGGAGGCCAAGAAGGAGAACTCGAACATCGAGATCTCCTACGTGTCGTCCACCTCGCAGAACGACTACGTGCCCAATCTCAACGCCGAGGTCAACAAGGGCTGTGCCGTGACGGTCGCGGTCGGCGGCCTGATGGCCGACGCCACCAAGAAGGTCGCCGCCCAGCACGCGGACAAGTCCTTCGCCGAGGTCGACGCCCCGTCCTCGGGCGACAACGTCTACGGCATGCAGTACAACACCGCGCAGCCCGCGTTCCAGGCGGGCTACCTCGCCGCCGGCATGAGCAAGTCCGGCAAGGTCGCGACGTTCGGCGGCCTCGCGATCCCGCCCGTCACGATCTACATGGACGGCTTCTGGGAGGGCGTGCAGTACTACAACAAGGAGAAGGGCAAGGACGTCCAGGTCCTCGGCTGGAACGAGAAGAACCAGAAGGGCGGCACGTTCGCCCAGTCGTTCACCGACCAGGGCAAGGGTCGCTCGATCTCCCAGTCGTTCATCCGCGACGGCGCCGACATCGTGTTCCCGGTCGCGGGCAGCACCGGCCTCGGTGCGGGCGCGGCGGCGAAGGCGTCCGGCGGCAAGGCCAACCTGATCTGGGTTGACACCGACGGCTGCGTCAGCGCCAAGCAGTACTGCCAGTACTTCATCACCAGCGTCACCAAGGGCATGACGAAGTCGGTGAAGGAGTACGCCGTCAAGGCCGCCGAGGGCAACCCGCCCACCGGTAACTACATCGGCGACTTCTCCAACGACGGTGCGAGCCTGGCGCCGTTCCACGAGTTCGAGTCGAAGGTTCCCGCCGAGCTGAAGTCCGAGCTCGAGCAGATCAAGGAGGACATCTCCTCGGGCAAGATCAAGGTCACGTCGCCGGCGCAGCCGAAGGAATGAAGCTCGAGCTCCGTGGGGTGACCAAGCGGTTCGGCTCGCTGGTCGCCAACGACCACGTGGATCTCGTCGTGGAGCCCGGCGAGATCCACGCGCTGCTCGGTGAGAACGGTGCGGGCAAGAGCACGCTGATGAACGTGCTCTACGGCCTGTACCAGCCGGACGAGGGCGAGATCGTCGTCGACGACACGCCGCGCACCTTCAAGGGTCCGAGCGACGCGATGGCCGCCGGCATCGGCATGGTGCACCAGCACTTCATGCTCGTCCCGGTGTTCACCGTCGCCGAGAACGTCGCGCTCGGCAACGAGTCGACGAAGGCGTTCGGCTTCCTCGACCGTCGCCGGCTGCGCCGCAAGGTGGCGGCGATCTCCGAGGAGTACCGGCTCGACGTCCCACCCGACGCCGTCGTCGCCGACCTCGCCGTCGGCGTGCAGCAGCGGGTCGAGATCGTGAAGGCACTCGTCCGCGACGCGAAGGTGCTGGTGCTCGACGAGCCCACGGCGGCGCTGACGCCGCAGGAGACCGACGACCTGATGCAGGTCATGCGCAACCTGCGCGACGGCGGCACCTCGATCGTGTTCATCACCCACAAGCTCCGCGAGGTGCGTGAGGTCGCCGACCGCATCACGGTGATCAGGCGGGGCAAGGTGGTCGGCGAGGCGGAGCCGAGCACGTCGTCCGCCGAGCTCGCCTCGATGATGGTCGGCCGCCCGGTACAGCTCACCATCGACAGGGGCGAGGCCGAGCCTGGCGACCCCGTCCTCGCGGTCGAGCACCTGAGCGTCGTCGACGACTCGGGCGAGGTGCTCGTCGACGACGTGTCGTTCGAGGTCAGGGGCGGTGAGATCTACGCCGTCGCCGGGGTGCAGGGCAACGGGCAGAGCGAGCTCACCGAGGCCCTCGTCGGGCTCACCCCGCCGACCTCGGGACGCATCACGCTGGCCGGTCGCGACATCACCCACGCCCACGTCGACGACATCCTCGACATGAGCGTCGGGTACGTGCCCGAGGACCGGATGCACGACGGCCTCGTCGGGCCGTTCAGCATCGCCGAGAACCTCGTCCTCGACCACTACGACAAGCCGCCGTACGCCCGCGGTCTCGCGCTCGAC encodes the following:
- the trpS gene encoding tryptophan--tRNA ligase — protein: MPSERQSSQRPRVLSGIQPTADSFHFGNYLGAVRQWVRLQDTHDAFYCVVDLHAITIEHRPDELRRRTRVAAAQLLAAGLDPKRCTLFVQSHVPEHAELGWVLGCLTGFGEASRMTQFKDKSAKQQQVSVGLFTYPILQAADIMLYQADQVPVGEDQRQHLELTRDLAQRFNGRFGETFVQPEPYILKETGRIADLQDPTAKMSKSASAPQGILDLLEEPRALRRKVMRAVTDTDPDARIVYDEEAKPGVSNLLRIFSALSGDSVDDLSARYDGGGYGGFKKDLAALVEEFVTPFQEKVGALLEDEAALDAILADGAARASGVARRTMQIVRERVGFVPLGS
- a CDS encoding 2'-5' RNA ligase family protein, giving the protein MPTVAASISVPEPYASELRDARDRFGDAAARTTPTHVTLLGPTDVGEAAASDFESHLAVVAAAHAPFDIHLRGTGSFRPVSAVVFVALAEGISSCEQLAASVRGGPIRREHDYPYHPHVTIAQDVPDEALDRAFAELAGYEAHFPVSWFTLYEHVADGWRVRREYALKGVAAAGG
- a CDS encoding methylmalonyl-CoA mutase, with protein sequence MGRESESGFSIPPVYGPESLDGFDPDERLGRPGEYPYTRGVYPSMYTSRPWTMRQYAGFGTADESNRRYHQLIEAGTTGLSVAFDLPTQMGYDSDAPLASGEVGKVGVAIDSIDDMRRLFDGIPLGEVSTSMTINAPAAMLLLLYQLVAEEQGVDPRQLTGTAQNDVLKEYIARGTYIYPPKPSLRLVSDVFRYCHRELPRWNTISISGYHMAEAGATPVQEVAFTLSNAIEYVEAALRSGLAVDEFAPRLSFFFVARTTLLEEVAKFRAARRIWARLMRDRFHAENPRSQMLRFHTQTAGVQLTAQQPEVNLIRVALQALGATLGGTQSLHTNSFDEAIALPTEKAARLAVRTQQVLANESDVTATVDPLAGSYAIESMTDAIEHDVDALMERVAELGGAAAAIEHGFQKDEIERSAYDIAKEQESGERVVVGVNRYRLDVEEPYEPMRVDPAIERQQTERLARLRTERDGAQVRERLDDVRKAAVGDACVLYPLREALRARASVGEVCDALRDVWGVYQPPF
- a CDS encoding amidohydrolase, with protein sequence MNHAPVHSTTSVPEHVLVDLHAFVEEHEHELITLRRDLHQHPELGDAERRTTALLVDRLREAGLHPVVLPTGTGLVCDIGGADGTGARVALRADLDALPLQDEKDVPYRSTVDGVCHACGHDVHTTALLGAALFLAREAERGRLPGGVRLLFQPAEEIIPGGADLIAPTAALDGVGRIFAVHCDPSLPVGKVGLRVGAITSSTDRLKVRLSGPGGHTSRPHMTADLVYALGSLVTQLPAALSRRVDPRAGMALVWGRVEAGRAANAIPDHGVVEGTLRCLDDEVWHSAPDLVKSLVESITSPFGVGVDLEYHRGVPPVVNEATSVRMLESAATDALGPESVVPTRQSLGGEDFSWYLDRVPGAMARLGTRAPDADLDLDLHRGTFDVDERSIGVGVRLLAATAYRAARP
- a CDS encoding BMP family ABC transporter substrate-binding protein, which encodes MRYGVKLASIGLIGAFLLVGCGEPPAEQGSDESTGTAGKKLKACMVLDVGGVDDRSFNQSSWAGLQEAKKENSNIEISYVSSTSQNDYVPNLNAEVNKGCAVTVAVGGLMADATKKVAAQHADKSFAEVDAPSSGDNVYGMQYNTAQPAFQAGYLAAGMSKSGKVATFGGLAIPPVTIYMDGFWEGVQYYNKEKGKDVQVLGWNEKNQKGGTFAQSFTDQGKGRSISQSFIRDGADIVFPVAGSTGLGAGAAAKASGGKANLIWVDTDGCVSAKQYCQYFITSVTKGMTKSVKEYAVKAAEGNPPTGNYIGDFSNDGASLAPFHEFESKVPAELKSELEQIKEDISSGKIKVTSPAQPKE
- a CDS encoding ATP-binding cassette domain-containing protein, which gives rise to MKLELRGVTKRFGSLVANDHVDLVVEPGEIHALLGENGAGKSTLMNVLYGLYQPDEGEIVVDDTPRTFKGPSDAMAAGIGMVHQHFMLVPVFTVAENVALGNESTKAFGFLDRRRLRRKVAAISEEYRLDVPPDAVVADLAVGVQQRVEIVKALVRDAKVLVLDEPTAALTPQETDDLMQVMRNLRDGGTSIVFITHKLREVREVADRITVIRRGKVVGEAEPSTSSAELASMMVGRPVQLTIDRGEAEPGDPVLAVEHLSVVDDSGEVLVDDVSFEVRGGEIYAVAGVQGNGQSELTEALVGLTPPTSGRITLAGRDITHAHVDDILDMSVGYVPEDRMHDGLVGPFSIAENLVLDHYDKPPYARGLALDIKAIQRNATAQVAEFDVRATSIDEPVSTLSGGNQQKVVLAREMSRPLTLLVVAQPTRGLDVGSMEFVHRRIVAERDRGAAVVVVSTELDEVLGLADRIAVMYRGGIIGEVSSDTPADAIGLLMAGSTEAATGATNGTADGAGTDESTGSRSGE